The genomic stretch GCTGTTGCCAGGGCAACTCGAGGAGTATTAGCAGTGCCCTTTTAAAGGCATGGGAGCAGAGCAAGTTTCATTTCGCGGAACTTGAATTTCCCCAGCTGCCCTCTTCCACTGGAAAAGAATgccactcccacccctccccctcctatTCTTGGGAGATCTTGCCTTCTTCAGACTTGCATTCATGCCAACCTTTAGTGCCTGCCAGTTGCAATGGATTAAGGAGTGCCAAGGCAGCTGGACGGGCAGGAGGAGATGGCAGAGATGCTGGAGGCCATCCCTCCAGCACTAACCAACCCTTTAGTAACCATCATGCTATTCTCACCTCCTTCCTGTCTCCGTTTCCTCCCCAGTTGGGCCCCCAGCCTTGCTGCCTCTCTACTTCCAGtggtatattttctattttgttatccGGCGAAAGAAGTGGGTGGTGAGTATCCATGGCCCAAGAGGCCCACATCCTTTGTCTCCATTACCctgagggaggggaaaggggtTCGCCAGGGGAAACCCCACTGATTTACTCCAGGCCTAATTTAGAGCAGAGTAGTAGAACCAGGTAGAGACCTGCCTTATCTGTAGGTGGGATGATCTGAGCTCAGCAGACACCCTGACGCCCCATGCCCTATTTCATTCGGCAGCATCTCCTGAGGTTCTTGTGCCGGGCATAAAGCCAGGGCCAGGTTGGGGAATGTGGAAGAGTAAGGGATGGCACCTGCTCTCAGGAAACTTCTGATGAAGCAGGGTGTAGTTGACACCAGAGAAGAGGTACAGGCCGAAGGTTCTGGATTCCAAAAGGGGCCTACTACATCCGGCTGATGAGAGGCGTCAGAAAAGTCTTTGTGAAGTCACTTTTCTAGCTGGTCTTGGAGGACAGACAGAGGTGGAGTGGAGGGAGGATGGACTCTGAGCAGAGAAGCTGGGAAGTGAGGGGTTTGTCCACTGGACATTTTGTGGACGACTCAAGTGTCAGGAGAGGAGTGTGATGCAGACGTGATTGGCAGTTTGGTCAGGGTACTTACTGGCACGCACTGAGCCATGGTGCTGGGAGATCCATCTGGCAGCACGATGGAGGGATGAAGGATTTGTATGGGTTGGGAGGGGCTGGAAGCAGGGAGAGCCTGTGAAGGAAACAGGCACGGAGGGCTGGTGGTACCACTAGGAACAGAAGGACGGAGCAGTGGCACTAGGTATTATAGGACTGGGCCACTGAGAGGGGACGCTGCCAGGAGGAGAGGTGATGTGTTCCAGTCTGGGTGTGAGAATAGCCACACCGTACAAAGAAATAGTGAAGTGACAGGAAGAGAACGAGGCAGGTGCCGTGTGTGTCAGTGTTCTCTGCTGCTCACTGCAGGACCTGGCCTGGATGATCTCCTTCTACGTCCGCGTCTTCCTCACGTATGTGCCGCTGTTGGGAGTGAAGGGCTTCCTGGGCCTTCTCTTCGTGGTCAGGTATCTGATGGGGGAGCAGGGATTGGCAAAGAAAAGGAGATGTTTGGGAGTAACCCGTCtggcctgggggctgggctggggcttcAGGTAGCAGAGGTGTTTCAGGTGTTGGCTaggggaggtggccaggctggAGCAGTTATGTGAGGGCGAGTGGGAACTCCAGACTCTGCTTGGACTGTTTCTGTCTGTGCCATTTCCACCAGGTTCTTGGAAAGCAACTGGTTTGTCTGGGTGACACAGATGAACCATATCCCCATGCACATAGATTACGATCAGAACATGGACTGGGTCTCCACTCAGGTAAGGGACGGTCACCTAACACAGCTAAGAGAGGGGTGGGTAGGTAGAGACCCAGGGCAGTGACAACAGAAGCCCCCAGCAGCGTGGCCTCATAGCTTGAAGTTTCCTGCCACCATGTGGAGAAGGGAGTGACCAGGCACGGTCCCACAGCCCTTCCTCTCAAACAGCATCACCTGGAGAGGCTGGACTGGCCTCTCCATCTCGTCCCCAGAGCCATGCTCTCTCCCTGACCTTTTCCTCCAGCTCCAGGCAACATGCAACGTCCACAAGTCCGCCTTCAATGACTGGTTCAGTGGACACCTCAACTTCCAGATTGAGCACCAGTGAGTGGGGAGACCCTGGGAGGCAAGGTCTGGGGGAGGTGGTGGGAGTAGAGGAACCGCTGACTTTCCCCTATTCTCCCCAAAGTCTCTTCCCCACAATGCCTCGACACAATTACCACAAAGTGGCTCCCTTGGTGCAGTCCCTGTGTGCCAAACATGGCATAGAGTACCAGTCCAAGCCTCTGCTCTCAGCCTTCGCCGACATTGTTCAGTGAGTATCTGAGCCTGGGAAGATGGTtggcagggcaggaggagggcagagcagtGGGGCTGGTGGTGAAGTGTGGGGCTGGAGCAATAGGAAGGTTTCCCCAATCTGGAATGGCGGTCACCAGGGCAAAAGACAGGGCACTCTGGGTGTCATGGCCTGGCCAGTGCTTTGCTCAGTGCCATGGCCCAAGCTCTTTCTCAGCAAAGGGGAGGGGAAGCATTCCCGTGAGGGGACTCAGTCCTGGAGCTGGGCCTCCACACCTCCGTAAGCTGGTGGGCGGCTGGGCTGTGGGCTCGGTTCCGCCCCGTCTCACGGGCTGCTTCCATCTTGTCCCCGCAGCTCACTGAAGGAGTCCGGGCAACTCTGGCTAGATGCCTACCTTCACCAGTAACAGCCCCCATCTGGAAGAGGAGCCTCTGGAGCCAAAGCAAAGGGGCGCTTGAGGGCAATGCCACTACAATTCTACAGTTGAGAGAGAGTGGGTCTGACGAGATAAAGACTTGGCTTAAACCCCCCTTTATCTTCTAGGTGGCTCTGACTCAAAGAGGTTGGGGGAACATGCAGGCCTCCTCGAAGGGATGGAGCTATTGGGGCAGGgatgtattttgttatttcctctTTCTAGTTTGTCAGATACAGATGGTTAAGGAGCAAAGAGGGAGTCAGGAGGGTGTTAGAAGAATAGGGAGGACCTACTAAGCCCAGAAATCAGGAAGAGATTTAGCACTAAAATTCCACCCCGGAAAGCGGTGAGCTCACCTTAGCGGTCCACTTCTCAGTGCCTTTCCACCCTCACCTACAAACCTGAGGTTCACAGGCTAGAGGGAGATAGAGCAGCTTAACCTTTTGAGCAAGATTTAGACAGGAAGCATTAGTGTTCAGAATTCTGAGGCCTGGAGCTCAGCTCACTGTAGGGCGGGGTGACTTACGTCTGCCTCAGGCTCCTGCAGAGGCCATTTCTCCTTTGCGAAGCACGCAGGGCAGAGGTGTTGGGACACCTGGCCCTAAAGGATCCTGCCACTACTGATTTTGGTCTCGTGTTCCATCCAAGGTACCAAGGGAGCATTAGGTTCTAGGTCTTGCCAAAAATGGCTAATGGAGAGTTATTGGCCATTAAAAATCAGTTCAGCTTTTGATGCACCTCTTCTAACCAGCACCCAAGGAACAAAACACCCTTCGGACAGGGAGCCCACTTGCTCCATAAGCAAGTGAGCAGATGGGGCAACTTAATCTTCTCCTCCCTAGAAACAAATGGGGGCTCCTCCTGGTTTCTCTTTGCTTCCCTACCTGTAATTCCAAGTTGAATACAATAGCCGTCAATGAGCACAAGTGACCGAGCTGGGAGATGCTCCATTAGTCATGAGGAAAACACGAGTTTCTTTCAGTCGTAAAGCATGTAAGGGCTGTAAGAAACTTTCTACAACCTACGTTATGTTATAGCATTACTTTTGAGCAGGAGCAGTGGGgttaaatgtaatcattttagTTTAAAACCAGAAAATGGGAAGATAAAAAACAAGTTTGTGATCATTGTTGATGTCACTGGGCTTCTTAGACTGTCAGCTCTGTGCAAGTGTCGTTCTCTGCTGGACACCAGGTAGGAATTTAGGATCCCTTGAGCATACCAGTCTAATattgaaatgtcattttttaatttcctggtttttaagataaaaacagTTTAACCCATCTCTGGAGAGCAAACACAGGAATGTACCCCAGGAGTCTCACCTTAACTCCAGGGCTTGTCATAAGCGTTcaccccctcttccctccccacacccGCGGCCTTTCAGTCCCGGTGAGGGGATTATTCACCTGTTCAGCAGCATCCACTGTACGCATATTGAGCATTTGGGACACTGGGAGGACAAAGCACAGTCCCGGGAGAACGGCAATCAGGGAGATGAGGGTCCTAGAGGCAGCACCTATGGAAAGgctgttttggtttctttggagtTTGTCAAAACAAAACGATTTAAAAAACAGATGGGGGAGAACAGGTTGCAGAAGAGTTGAGATCTTTTCCATTTGAGAAGAACCTGGTTTAAAACAGTCTGGGTagaaaaaggagaagcagaaTTGAAGAGCTCTATTTTCATTGGGTTCCTCACTCCAGAACAGATGCTGATCCTTCCCCATCCCTCTGTTCCCTGCTACCTAAGGTTTAGGTGTGGTGTCACCAGCCTGTCAGGCCCGGCTTTGGGCCCAGGCTGCCCGATCTGAGCAAACCAAGAGAAGCTTTATTGAGCCAAGTCCAGATCCTCAAAGCAACTCAACCACTGTGGCCTTCTCTCCTTAGCCTGGACCAGTGTGGTCTCACGTGGCCAAAAAGGGACATACCAGTGACAGAAGGTTCAGACTGTTAAAGTGGTAACGTGAGTGATCTCAAATCCAAtgccagatgagaaaacaggcttagACAGGACAACTCATCTCTAGTCAGATTGTGGCAGAACTAACATTTGAATTCACTTTCTAAAAATTCCAGCTTTTGTTActttcctcttctaccacttaACTGGAGGCATTTTCTTTAATTAGGCCCAATGTTAGTATCCTTTGTGTGCCAATTTTGTTACCACATTCCAATggaataaagttgaaaaataaagtgaattttgaCCAAATGAAGGTGATTCACTTATAATCCAGTGCCCTTCTGCACAGTCGGCAGGACTCACTGTGTGTCTGCTGTAAGTTACCATCCACCTCCGTGGCTCTAACTTCTTTCTGAATGAGTCCCTGCACAGCGTCCCCTTTGTGTAAGCAAGCCCCTTGGGCAGAGAAAGGAACATCAGGACCTCTGGAAGACAACAACGTACAGGTGGATTATGGCGAGGAAAAGCCAACCTCTTTCCATGAGACCTGCATGTTCCAGTGCTAACCTGCCTAGATACACTAGCCAGGTTTTATGTGCATGGCTTCCTCCTAGCATGAGGCAATGTCCTTGCCCTTTTAAACTCATTTCTAGTCTCAGCATGGGTAGTCCCATAAGTCTTTACCAAAATCTCTCTCTGTAGGCACAATGCCAGAGCTGAACTACATAAAGCCATGCCTTTTTAACTTCCATCCTATTAAAATAGCAATCTttgggtcggcccggtggctcaggcggttagaaagctccatgctcctaactcccaaggctgctggttcgattcccacatgggccagtgggctctcaaccacaaggttgccagttcaattcctcaagtcctgcaagggatggagggctctgccccctgaaactaagattgaacacggcaccttgagctgagttgccgctagctcccgatggctcagttggttggagtgcgtcctctcaaccacaaggttgctggttcgactcccgcaagggatggtgggctgtgctccctgcaactagcaatggcaactggacctggagctgagcagcaccctccacaactaagattgaaaggacaacaacttgacttggaaaaaaagtcctggaagtaatacacactgttccccaataaagtcctgttccccttccccaataaaatttttaaaaaaataataaaataaaataaaataaaatagcaatctTTGAGCAAGATTAGAACATGCTAAATAAAAATCTGCAAAATTGATTGTTCCTGCAGTGTGCAATGGTTAAACATCTAGACGAGACTAgacaattcaacttcaaaaagcaagaggaaaacaaaccacTACATGCCTGTCTACCACAGGGTACAAGCCCTTAACTAGAGCTACTGCACTGAGGTGATAACTCCAAAGTCTTACCACTTCTGGGACCCATCACCATTACTGCAGCCTTAGAATCGAATTGCTTGAATCAGAAAATGGAGCTCCAAGTGTGTGGCCTGGCTCAATCTGAGAAAAACTGGTTTTATTCATTAAGTGCTTGagacagcaatgaacaaaactaaGATCCCTGTCCTCGACACAGAACTTTCTATCTATACCAGTGGTTTCCAGAGTCTCCTAGTTATGAGGGTGATGCTGGGGAGACGTGCCCATTCGTGCTTCAACTAGAGGAGCTTTATATCCTGAGATGCCACGTAATATTTCACTGGGAAAATAGGTTGCTtcattgaaaattttgaaaaccactggtcttTAGTCTTCTACTTGCTTAATCTGTCAAAACATCGAGTTAATTTGCAGACCGCTTGCTTAAATGTCCTTGTTAACTTCAAATGGCAGTGATAAGAATgctaaaaaaattagaaactcaAAACAGGACAGCTCCCTACCAAGTTTTATCAGGATCATAAAACATTCAAAGTACAAAAACATACCATTTCTATGAGAAACAGCAACCTAAATTTAGTCACAAAAGGAACAAGGAAGTGATTTTTGAATGGCAGCTTTCACAATTTACAAACTGGTAAATGCGCGGATGCTATGTAGTAGTTGATCTAAATTGTGAGCCTTTCTCGAAGGAGTTCCTTTATCTCGCACAGCAGGTGGAAAACTGGAAACACTCCATTTATTAAAACGCCTTTTCTAGCAAGATGAAGGAGGCATCTTCCTGCAAATGGCTGAAGTACCACCCCAGCTGCTTTGGCCAGTCTACGGGGCATGGCGCCATCTTGTGGCCACTCTCAAACCACATTAATCGGGTACAATTCCAGCATGTTATCTTGGAGTTACGAGAACATTGCATTCTGCCTGAAGCCTGAGTTACCCaagatgttttcaaagaacataCCATTCTGttactttcataattttattGACTCTCTTCTCATACCTTTCAAACAAAAACAGCACATGACAACAGCTTCTTATCCCCCAGTCTCAACTCAGTTGATTGCCTCAGAGAGGCCCGTAAGAACTTCGCCACCTTATGGCTCTGAGTAACCACTGTAAAGACTCAAGTTACACAGTGAGCTCAAGTTCCTGGCCACCCCAGGACACACAGCCAGGTGATCAGACCCCTGTTGCCGACTCCAGCTCTCCACCAGGTATTTCTCAGTAGCTCTTCCTATCTGTTAAGACTGGGTCTTCCTGCTGGCTGTCCCTCAGAGTAGGTCAAGGCTAAACCAGAGAGGTGCAGTCTGGTTCACCACCACCAGCCATCAGATGGCCAGCCAAGAAATCATTTCCGTATAGTCTTTGGTCTCCACCATTTGTCTCCTCCCTTCTTCAAAACGTGTTGCTATCGCTTTTATGTAACAATGGATTCAGTGTCCATTAAATGGAAAGGCGGTTTAAGCCTGACATGCTTTCCTGAGCTAAAAAAGAAACAACGTACCTCTGTGACCTTCCTGCCATAAGATCaagtaaaaaagggaaaagcaCTACTGAGACGGGTAGTGCTACAGAAGCAATGCaatctcctccccgcccccacggAGGTTTCCCCAGCACTAGCTCTTGAGGGTACAAGGCAGAAACTGGGGTCAAGGAGGTACAGAGAAGGGAAACtcgtttattttcttttaaacttcccTGCTGCCCCAGTCTTTGCCTTCTTAGCAGATCTCTTGGGTTCTGGCTCCTTGCGCTTAGCTGAAGAGAGAGAGCCGGTCACCTTGAAGAAATCATCCAGGCGGCCCTGGGTGCTGCCCTGGCGGCTCTTGCTCAGCCGCTTGACCCCACTGCGGATTCGCTCCTCAGAGAACTGCTTTTCACCACACATGAACTTGACGAGCTCTTCTTCATTTGGCTCACTCCACTTCAGCTCCACGGACTCCGGGTCCAGCACCTCAGGCTCCAGGAAGAGCTGCTGGGCCTCTTTGTGGAGCCAGTTTTCTGGCACGGGGTACTTGTTGGGGTCAAGTCGACGCACAATCTCCTCGATGCTCTTGTGCTTCTGGATGAGGTCCACCGCCCGCTTGGGCCCAATGCCCCGAATACTCTCACAGTAGTCGCTGCCCAGTAGGATGCACAGGTCTACAAACTGCTCCTGGTTCAGGCCCAGCTCCTGCAGAATCCGGCTCAGGTGGAATTCCTGGATGGGCAGCTTCTTGGCCTCACTGGCAGTCAGGTGCCGCATTAGCACAGGGCTGCCGAAGGTCAGACAGTCCATGTCCTCCGTGGCTGCAGCGTAGACTTTGCCAGCCTTCACCAGGGCCGCACAGCTGGCCTCTGCCTCACTGGGTGCATTGAGGTACGGGACGCCCATGAGGCTCAGTAGATGCTTGCACTCATCGTTGTGTTGCTTGGTGACCTTCACCAGCCGCTTGGTGAACTTCTCCACGTCCTCCTCGGTCCCAACAGCCTGAGCCTGCTGCAGCTGCTTCTCCGCTTCAGCCCGGCGCTCACTGCGTTTGGCCAGCTCCCCTGACTTGAGCTGGGGCGGCTTGCCATCAAAGACGTACACGGGCTTGATGCCGTTCTCCATCATGCGGATGGTGCGGTAGAACATGCCCATCAGGTGGCTGGTGGTCTCCCCCTCCTCATTCTGCAGCACGTCCCCGCCCTGGCGAACAGCAATCAGGAACTGGTAAATGCTCATGGAGGCATCGATGGCCACCTTGCGGCCGAAGTAGCTCTTGATGTCATTCTCCCGGATGGCACTGGGGGCCACATCAGCAATCAGTTTGGCCAGGCCTTGAATACCCATAGCAACACAGAGCTAAAAGAGAGAGGCAAGTAAGACAAGGAGGAACTTCAGGGCGCAAAAAGAGCAAGGGTTATACCTGGTGCTCGCTCACCAACTTCATGTCTTCAGATAGACAAACTTAGCGCAATCAAAAGGTTACCAAGTCAGCATGCAGAAGATGAAcagatgaacaagacaaagtttCCACTCTCAAGAAACTTAGTCTAGCAAGGAAGCCCACTCAATTAATACTAACTAAGGCTTCCCGAGTATCAGGAACTAAACTGGATACTAAGAGGAGTAAGACACTATTGATGTCCTTGAGGGACTCAGAAGTTTGTGGGTAAGGCAGCAGTAGGGCTGGCATGCAACAAAGGCTACAGAAGATGTCCGCCTCAAAGATCACACAAATCCAGAGTGCCTGGTCCAACTCGAGGAGTCCAGGGACCATAAAGGCAGAATTGAGTCCTGAAGGTCAGGCAAATACTGATTAGACAATGAAGGTGAGATGAGACAGTTATAAAAGCCATCATAATACATGGCTGAATgtgcaaagtaaaataaacaagagTATCCATCTTCTTGCCAATTTGAGAACAACACGTTCCTCCCTCCTTTGTGCCCTCCTTTGTGCCGCTGCACCAGTCATTGAGCAGCCCCCACTCATTCCTCCACCTGCCACCTCTTAGCAACTGCGATGGTTAGtttgtgtcaacttggctaggctgtCATATCcaattatttaatcaaacactaatccCGGTTCTGCTGTGACAGTATTTTGCAGCTGTGGCTAACtataatcagctgactttaagtAAAGAAGGTTGCTCTCCATAATGGGGGTGGGCCCCATCCACACCATCGGAATAACCTTAAGAGCAAACCCTGAAGTTTCATGAAGAAGTTCTGCCTCAAGACGGCAGCGTCAcctcctgcctgagtttccagcctgctgacCTCTCCTACAAGTTTCAAACATGCCGACCCTACAATCACCTGAGCCAACTCCTTAAAAGAAACCTCTTTATATATACAGGTAACCTCCGTACAACACGGCTGTTAGGTTCCTTAAAATGCCATGTTGTGCGAATCCATGTTAACCGAAACAGAACTAGTATAAAAATGGGGGTTAGGgtccaaaaatttttaaaaaatactacatttttataAGTATCTTTATTATAGCAATTTTCACCAacagtataacatattaatatgtattaacgttttctttgtcatcactacgAAGCGTTTATTATGTtctgtgttgttcggggatttctctaatttcaaaagaggtatcttttgctcttaaaatctCTTAGTACGCTccgtgttgtacgagggttttccccaattctcgaaccaCGTTAAAgcgaaaccgtgttatagaagtgccatgttatacggGGGTTGCCTGTATAGCCGTATCCTAGATcctatttgttctatttctctggagaaccctgactgattaTAGCAGCCTTGAGGGACTGGCAAAAATAACATCTGCATGGGAGGAACGTGGCTTTCTCACACACTGCACTAACCTCCCTTCAGAATCCCCCAGCACTTAAGAGTTTATACTTCTACCGTGATATCGCTAGTGTTTTAAGTCTTTCCCGTTGTATTTTCTCCCCACTGCTAAGTCTGAAATGTGAATTCCATGGCTCCTACCCACCCCGAGTCCTGATCTAGACACTCAGCCCCGAATTGCATTTCTGTGGCTCAGGCCCCTTAATAAATACTTCCTAGGATAGTGTTCCCCAAACTCCAGTCAGGCTCAAGCCACCCTCATACTTTTTTGCCACTTCCAACTAAAACCTgtactttaataattttcttaaagtgGATACCATTTAAACAAAGAGCTAAGTTGAAAAAGATAACTCATCTCAAGCAGTATgttatgtcagctatattttaatgtgttaaatgtataactattaaAAAGGATTTTGGGGGCGCCACTTAAAGTCATCATGCACCCACTGGTGGTATGTGTCCAACACTCTAAGAAATACTATACTAGGACCTTCTGATTGTTCCTACTCTTTCTTCACAGGGTTCTTTATAAATAAAGCATAAATGACCCTGCTACATTCCTTCCTGGAATGAAGTCCAACATCTCTGCATGGTGTCAAGTTCTTCTATGCTCTGGTTCCCGGTCTACTTTTACAGTCTGGGACCCAATGGAAAGGTTGGGATAAGGCCTGCCTCTCCTCACTTTTGCTCTGCTGTGCCCTCCCCCCGCCATCCTCTATCTAGCCCCTTCTCCAAGGTCCATCTCATTTCAGTTCCCCTGTGAATGTCTGTGGCCTTGAATCTAGGGACCAGCATTTACCATCTGTGTAGCATCATTAAGTCACTTGGTGTGTGACACCACTAAGCCACTGAAGTTCGGTTTTTTCATCTATAAGACTAACACCATGCCTATCTTGCAGAATGACTGTCAGGGTTAACTGAGGTAACAGATGAAAAACTCCCGACAGGCACTAGGTGCTCTGTAAacgttccccccaccccagaaccCACAAAATGCTTTGGTTTATGCTTCAAGTTAGCTGCTTTGCTAGAACATGTACTGAGAAGACAACGCGTCGTTAGCCCGTTATCCTGCCATAGCATCTGACAGAGGGGTCTAAACAAGTTTAAAACTTTCTCATCCAGGATCTTAGTAAAATACACAACGACCCCATGAGGTGGAAGTCATTATCCttttctacaaataaataaagaggCTTGGAGATTACGACGAGAATGGCCCAATTCCCACAGCAGCAAAGTGGCGGGACCGCACTCGCGCCTCCGCCCCGCGCGGCAGCCGGTGCACCACAGCGCCCAGCGCAAAGCGCACCCCGCCGCTCTCGGAGACACTTCCCATGGGGTCTCACCTGGCCTTACAAGCGCGAGGCCTCGGCAGCTACCGCTTGGTCCGGTGTTGCGCAGGACAATTCTCAGCCCCACTCCCGCCTCAGCAATACCAGCCGTAGGTCACAGCTCGCTCCGCGCCTTCCAAAGCCCGCGCTCCCGTCACGTGACCCGCCGCCGCGCACAGCCTCCTGGGAAGTGTAGTACAGGCCCCGGCGCCCACGGGCAGCTTCTCTCACGACAAACAGGCCAGGGTGAACGGACTCTCTCAGCGACCCAACACTTCCCTTCTTCACCGCTTCCCCTACTTCACCCCAGGTCCTCGCAGGCCCCAGCTCCCGCTACACACCAAACCACAGGACTACAAGATCCACAATGCCACTTGCGTGGGTGCACTTCCTCTTCCGTCTGCACAGCGCGCCTGCTCCTGCCGACGTGTTCTTCCGGTGGCGGAGCTGCGGGATACCTAGCACCCGGCAAAATGGTGAGAGGGTGGAGGGGAGTTCCGAACAAGGCTGTGAGGACCCCTCAGAGCCCATCCCACACCCCGTTTCTCTCGTGGAGGCCTCAGACGCCAGAGATTCAGGGAGCGGGATGCTGCTGTATCCTCCGGCTTGGGCTGAGGGGCGGGGAAGGGAAGCCCTTTGCCAGGGACCCCTTAGGCTGAGGTTTTGATCTCGCGAGCTTTACGGGTGAGGGGCGTGAGGTGCATGTTTAATATCTTGGAACTTTTGATCTCTGTTACCCGTGATCAAGAGGTTCTATCTGGAAAGTTTTTCCCCGTGCCGAACTTGTACTTCTCCCGCAAGGCCCTGGGCAAAAGTTACCTTCCTGGTGAAGCATTTCCCACTGTCTTCAGACACTTAGCCGCTCTCTCCTGGGGGCTCCCACAACCTCTGTGCAGACCTCTTGCCACGTGTCCTGCACTTCTTTGTTATCTGTCACGCCTCCCGGTGACCACCCTCTGACGTGCCTCTAGCCTTGGGATGatgtttattcatctttgtattcccgGTGCCAAACACAGGGCCAGCAATTGGAGGCTCAGTAAATGGCAGCGATTGTCTTTGTCATTTTTAGGGGGGaatgaatgtttgctgaattgaattCCTGTGTCTCTTAGAACAATGGGGTCAATTTACTTCTCTAGAGTTGTTATGTTCTGGATTTTAGAAGCGTTGGCTGGTGGGTGACAATGGAAGTTAACATCTGTACAGAACTGTATGTTTACTGC from Rhinolophus ferrumequinum isolate MPI-CBG mRhiFer1 chromosome 11, mRhiFer1_v1.p, whole genome shotgun sequence encodes the following:
- the FEN1 gene encoding flap endonuclease 1, with product MGIQGLAKLIADVAPSAIRENDIKSYFGRKVAIDASMSIYQFLIAVRQGGDVLQNEEGETTSHLMGMFYRTIRMMENGIKPVYVFDGKPPQLKSGELAKRSERRAEAEKQLQQAQAVGTEEDVEKFTKRLVKVTKQHNDECKHLLSLMGVPYLNAPSEAEASCAALVKAGKVYAAATEDMDCLTFGSPVLMRHLTASEAKKLPIQEFHLSRILQELGLNQEQFVDLCILLGSDYCESIRGIGPKRAVDLIQKHKSIEEIVRRLDPNKYPVPENWLHKEAQQLFLEPEVLDPESVELKWSEPNEEELVKFMCGEKQFSEERIRSGVKRLSKSRQGSTQGRLDDFFKVTGSLSSAKRKEPEPKRSAKKAKTGAAGKFKRK